The Deinococcus sp. Leaf326 genomic interval GCCTTGACGTTGGCGCCCTTCACGCCGCTCACCAGCTTTTCCTGTGCGGTGCCGAGCTGTACGGCGACCGTCTTGCCCGCGAGGTCCCCGAGCTTCTTGATGTCGTTGGTTTCTTTGCGCACCACGATGGCGTTCGGCCCCGAGATGTAGGGCAGCGTGAAGGCCACGCTCTTCTTGCGCTCCTCGGTGATCGTCAGGCCCGAAGCGACCACGTCGGCCTTCTTGGCGAGCAGGCTGGGAATCAGGCCGTCGAAGCTCTGTGAGACGAGGTTGACCTTGACGCCCATCTGGCGGGCCACCGCCCCGATCAGGTCGATGTCGAAGCCGACCACCTTGTTGCTGCTGTCCAGCGTCTCGAAGGGGGGGTAGTCGGGGCTGGTCACGACCGTCAGGCCGTTCGCCTTGGCATTGGCGACGCAGCTCTGGGCCTGCGCGGAGGTTAGCAGCGCCGGGGCGAGGAGGGCGAGAGCGGTCAGGGCAAGGGTCTTGTTCATGGAAAAACCTCCGGGAGCGCCGCGCGAGCGGGCCAGCGCCGTGCAAACTTATGCGGCAGCGTAAGACGAGGTTGCATAGAAATCAACCCAGTGGACTCCGGGTGGCCTATACTGCCCTACCGTGACTGCCCCCCTGAACCCTGGCCTGACCCCCGCCGCCCTGGGCGCCCTGCAAGCCCGTTTCGGAGAGGCGCTCTCAACCGCGCCCGCCGTCCTGGAGGCGCACGGCCGCGACGAGAGCCGCCTGGACTTCGCCCTGCCGGGGGCGGTGCTGTTCGCCGCCTCGGAGGCCGACGTGGTGGACGCCCTGGGGCTGGCGCGGGGGTACGGTTTTCCGGTCGTGGCGTTCGCGGCGGGCAGCAGCCTGGAGGGCCAGGTCGTCCCGGTCGCGGGCGGCCTCTCGCTGGACGTCACGGGCCTGAACCGCGTGCTGGAGGTGCATCCCGGCGGCTTTCAGGCGACGGTGCAGCCGGGCGTGACCTACCCGGAACTCAACCGGCAGGTGCGCGCCCAGGGCCTGTTCTTTCCGGTGGACCCCGGCGC includes:
- a CDS encoding basic amino acid ABC transporter substrate-binding protein, encoding MNKTLALTALALLAPALLTSAQAQSCVANAKANGLTVVTSPDYPPFETLDSSNKVVGFDIDLIGAVARQMGVKVNLVSQSFDGLIPSLLAKKADVVASGLTITEERKKSVAFTLPYISGPNAIVVRKETNDIKKLGDLAGKTVAVQLGTAQEKLVSGVKGANVKAFNLYTDAALAVQTRQANALVLHKVVANSFVKVYPDLKIVATLGSLNTAFAVRKDCADLSNRMNAALIQVRKSGELDRLVDKWFK